The sequence below is a genomic window from Streptomyces sp. NBC_00582.
GCCGAGGCTCAGGCAGACCCGGGGCCGCTTGGGCGCCTCGCGCAGCCAGTCCCACACCACCGCCCGGCCGTTGTAGGGGACGTACCGCAGGGGCAGTTCGGGGGAGGCCGACGGAATCGACAGGGACCGCGGCACGGTGCTGATGGTGGCCTGGCCGTGCAGCAGCTCCTCGTCGCAGGAGAACCCGAACGGCTCCGACCTCGCCGCGAGCCAGTCGGCGAGCGGGTCGACACGCTCCGACTCGGGCTGCTCGCGCATCAGTTCCAGGTAGGTCTGCCGGGTGCGGCCCCACACGTCGGAGCACCACATCAGCCGGGCGTGGGCGGCTCCGCTGATCCGGGCCGCGAGGGCACCGGCGTACGCCAGCGGGTCCCGGATCACCAGGTCGGGCCGCCAGCTCTGGGCGAACGCGGCCAGGTCGTCGATCATGGGGTCGTTGTACGGGGCGAACGCGTAGGGGACGCTCAGCGCGAAGCGCTCCTTCAGCTCCGCCCAGTCCACCTGGCCGCGTTCGCAGCGGCTCCAGTTCGCGGTCGCGTAGTCCTGCGACTCCCGGTAGGCGGACATGTCCCGGTGGACATCGTGGTCGGTGCCGACGGGGACGGCGGTGAGTCCGGCGCCGGTGATGATGTCGGTCGCCAGGGGGTAGCTGGCCACCCGCACCTCGTGGCCGGCCGCGCTGAGCGCCCACGCCAGCGGAACCATCAGATACACATGGGATTTCTCGGACAGACTGACGAACAGGACCCGCATCATGCTCCCTCGGTCGGTCGGGCCGGCGCAGGGCCCGCGGTGTGCGATGGCAGTACCGTGGCGATCCAGTCGGCGAGGGCGCCCGCCGTGGTGGCGGCGTGGGACTCCATCATCGTGAAGTGGTTGCCGGGGACGTCGACGACGCGGTCGGCGCCCTCCCAGGAGCTCTGCCACTCCCCCGGCGCGAGCGGCTCCGGGCCGTCCGCGGAGACGGGCGGTTCGGCGGGCCGCACCAGCAGCACGGGCGCGGACAGCTCGCCCGGGTCCCACTCCCCGATCATCCGGATGTACCAGCTCATGGCCGAGAGCCGGTCGGTGTCCATGTGCGCGAACATCGACTCCCGGTCGAACATCCCGCCCAGCATCTGGGCCGAGAAGCGGGTGAACGGCGAGTCCGCGCGCGGCATGTAGGTGTCGAGCAGGACCACCGCCAGCGGCGGATGTCCCGACCGCTCCAGATGGCGGGCGGCGGCCAGGGCCAGGATGCCGCCGGACGACGAGCCGGTGAGCACGAAGGGCCTGCCGTCCGCGCACCGCAGGACCCACTCGGCCTGTGTCGCGGCCACCACGTCCAGCGTGGCGGGCAGCGGCTCGCCGCGCCCGAAGCCGGGGGTGGGCAGCGCCCACACGTCCTGTCGGCCGCGGAACGCGGCGGCGAACCGCGCGTACTGGTGGACACCGGCCAGCGCCACGTACGAGCTGAAGCAGATCAGCGCGGGGCCGTCGTCGCCGGCGGCCAGCCGCAGACCGGCGGGCCGGTCGGTCAGGTCGGCCGGGGACTCGAAGACCGGCCGCAGTTCGGCGACCGCCTGCAGCAGTGCGAAGCCGTCGTCGATTCGGCCCTGTTCACAGGCACCGCGGAACAGCGCGCCCACGGTGTCCTCGGGGCGGGCGGCGCGCCGGGCCGGGTCGTCGTCGCCGCGCGCCGCGCCCGGGTCTCCGGGGGGCGCGGCTGCCGCCCCCGCGGACCGTGCGGCCAGATCTGCGGCGAGCGCCTGGGGGGTGTCGAGGTCGAAGACGAGGGTCGGGGGGAGCCGGAAGCCGGTCAGGGCCCCGAGCCGGTTGCGCAGTTCGACGGCGGTCAGCGAGTCGAAGCCGAGTTCCGCGAAGTGCCGGTCGGGCGCCACCTCGTCCGTGGAGTCGTGCCCGAGGACGCCGGCGACCTGCTCGCGGACCGTGGCCAGCAGCAGGGCGAGCCGCTCGGGACCGGCGAGGTCCGCGAGCCGTGCGGACAGCGACCGTCCGGCGCCGTCGGCCGGGGCTCCCGAGGCCACCGCGCGCCGTACCGCGCCACGGGACGCGGTGGCCGGGGCCCGCCTCGCGACGGCGACCACGGCCGCGTCGGGAGCGGTGACGGCGGCGTCGAAGAGGGCGAGGCCGGCCTCGGTGG
It includes:
- a CDS encoding activator-dependent family glycosyltransferase — encoded protein: MMRVLFVSLSEKSHVYLMVPLAWALSAAGHEVRVASYPLATDIITGAGLTAVPVGTDHDVHRDMSAYRESQDYATANWSRCERGQVDWAELKERFALSVPYAFAPYNDPMIDDLAAFAQSWRPDLVIRDPLAYAGALAARISGAAHARLMWCSDVWGRTRQTYLELMREQPESERVDPLADWLAARSEPFGFSCDEELLHGQATISTVPRSLSIPSASPELPLRYVPYNGRAVVWDWLREAPKRPRVCLSLGTSNTEDYGGDYVSIPRILDALADEDVEVVAALLPAQVEQLGTLPDNARAVHSVALSTLLPSCSAVIHHGGYGTFATAMVTGVPQMMLSTLIADHEQRGQALEEVGAGMYLRHGDATVEKVRDGLRRLVADPETADAARRLRAESLAMPRPHDLVADLERLAEVR